The following are encoded in a window of Streptomyces sp. 11x1 genomic DNA:
- a CDS encoding carboxyl transferase domain-containing protein codes for MTVLASALDLGAPDHVANREAMLARLAELDAEHAKALAGGGEKYTARHRGRGKLLARERIELLLDPDTPFLELSPLAAWGSEYTVGASLVTGVGIVEGVECLITANDPTVRGGASNPWSLKKALRANDIALANRLPCISLVESGGADLPSQKEIFIPGGAIFRDLTRLSAAGIPTVAVVFGNSTAGGAYVPGMSDHVIMVKERAKVFLGGPPLVKMATGEESDDESLGGAEMHARVSGLADHFAVDEPDALRQARRVVARLNHRKAYADPAPAAPPKYDPEELLGIVPGDLKVPFDPREVIARIVDASDFDEFKPLYGTSLTTGWATLHGYPLGILANAQGVLFSEESQKAAQFIQLANQRDIPLLFLHNTTGYMVGKEYEQGGIIKHGAMMINAVSNSRVPHLSVLMGASYGAGHYGMCGRAYDPRFLFAWPSAKSAVMGPQQLAGVLSIVARQSATAKGQPYDEDADAALRAMVEQQIESESLPMFLSGRLYDDGVIDPRDTRTVLGLCLSAIHTAPYEGARGGFGVFRM; via the coding sequence GTGACCGTCCTCGCCTCCGCCCTCGACCTGGGCGCCCCCGACCACGTCGCGAACCGCGAGGCCATGCTCGCCCGGCTCGCCGAACTCGACGCCGAGCACGCGAAGGCCCTCGCGGGAGGCGGTGAGAAGTACACCGCCCGCCACCGGGGACGCGGCAAGCTCCTCGCCCGCGAGCGCATCGAACTGCTCCTCGACCCCGACACCCCCTTCCTGGAGCTGTCGCCGCTCGCCGCCTGGGGCAGCGAGTACACGGTCGGCGCCTCGCTCGTCACCGGCGTCGGGATCGTCGAGGGCGTCGAGTGCCTGATCACCGCCAACGACCCGACCGTACGCGGTGGCGCGAGCAACCCGTGGAGCCTGAAGAAGGCCCTCCGGGCCAACGACATCGCCCTCGCCAACCGGTTGCCCTGCATCAGTCTGGTGGAGTCCGGAGGGGCCGATCTCCCCTCCCAGAAGGAGATCTTCATCCCCGGCGGCGCGATCTTCCGCGACCTCACCCGGCTCTCCGCCGCCGGCATCCCCACCGTCGCCGTCGTCTTCGGCAACTCCACCGCCGGTGGCGCGTACGTCCCCGGCATGTCCGACCACGTGATCATGGTCAAGGAGCGGGCGAAGGTGTTCCTCGGCGGCCCGCCCCTGGTCAAGATGGCCACCGGCGAGGAGAGCGACGACGAGTCGCTGGGCGGCGCCGAGATGCACGCGCGCGTGTCGGGCCTCGCGGACCACTTCGCCGTCGACGAACCGGACGCCCTGCGCCAGGCCCGCCGGGTCGTCGCCCGCCTCAACCACCGCAAGGCGTACGCCGACCCGGCCCCGGCCGCGCCCCCGAAGTACGACCCGGAGGAACTGCTCGGCATCGTCCCCGGCGACCTGAAGGTGCCCTTCGACCCCCGCGAGGTCATCGCGCGGATCGTCGACGCCTCCGACTTCGACGAGTTCAAGCCCCTCTACGGCACCAGCCTCACCACCGGCTGGGCCACCCTCCACGGCTATCCGCTCGGCATCCTCGCCAACGCCCAAGGGGTCCTCTTCAGCGAGGAGTCCCAGAAGGCCGCCCAGTTCATCCAGCTCGCCAACCAGCGCGACATCCCGCTGCTCTTCCTGCACAACACCACCGGCTACATGGTCGGCAAGGAGTACGAGCAGGGCGGCATCATCAAGCACGGCGCGATGATGATCAACGCGGTGAGCAACAGCCGGGTGCCCCACCTGTCCGTCCTCATGGGAGCGTCGTACGGCGCCGGTCACTACGGCATGTGCGGCCGCGCCTACGACCCCCGCTTCCTCTTCGCCTGGCCCAGCGCCAAGTCGGCCGTGATGGGCCCGCAGCAACTGGCGGGCGTCCTGTCGATCGTGGCCCGCCAGTCGGCGACGGCCAAGGGACAGCCGTACGACGAGGACGCCGACGCCGCGCTGCGCGCGATGGTGGAGCAGCAGATCGAGTCCGAGTCGCTCCCGATGTTCCTGTCCGGACGGCTGTACGACGACGGGGTCATCGACCCCCGCGACACCCGCACCGTCCTCGGCCTGTGCCTGTCCGCGATCCACACGGCCCCCTACGAGGGCGCACGTGGCGGCTTCGGCGTCTTCCGGATGTGA
- a CDS encoding 4-coumarate--CoA ligase family protein: MFRSEYADVPPLELPIHDAVLGRAAEFGELPALIDGVDGTTLTYEQLDRFHRRLAAAFAEAGVRKGDVLALHSPNTIAYPTAFYAATRAGATVTTVHPLATPGEMATQLQDSGASWIVTVSPLLETARAAAERVGGVREIFVCDSAPGHRSLIDMLASAAPEPAVGIDPVTDLAALPYSSGTTGVPKGVMLTHRSIATNLAQLEPVMPAGPGDRILAVLPFFHIYGLTALMNAPLRLGATVVVLPRFDLEGYLKAIADHRITHLYVAPPIVLALAKHPAAERYDLSTVRHILSAAAPLDAKLAAACSARLSLPPVVQGYGMTELSPCSHLVPLVQAAVAPPGTVGKLIAGTEMRIVSLDDPGKEVGVGEPGEIVIRGPQVMKGYLGRPQATADMIDSDGWLATGDIGHVDADGWLYVVDRVKELIKYKGFQVAPAELEALLVTHPGIADAAVIGHYNDDGNEVPHAFVVRRPTARDLSEGEVMMYVAERVAPYKRVRHVTFIADVPRAASGKILRRELRDRL, from the coding sequence ATGTTCCGCAGCGAGTACGCAGACGTCCCACCCCTCGAACTCCCCATCCACGACGCCGTCCTGGGCCGGGCCGCCGAGTTCGGCGAGCTGCCCGCACTGATCGACGGAGTCGACGGCACGACGCTCACGTACGAACAACTGGACCGCTTCCACCGCCGGCTCGCGGCCGCGTTCGCCGAGGCGGGCGTCCGCAAGGGCGACGTCCTCGCCCTGCACAGCCCCAACACGATCGCCTACCCGACGGCGTTCTACGCGGCCACCCGCGCGGGCGCCACCGTCACCACCGTGCACCCGCTGGCCACCCCCGGTGAGATGGCCACACAGCTCCAGGACTCCGGGGCGAGCTGGATCGTCACGGTCTCACCGCTGCTGGAGACCGCCCGCGCCGCCGCCGAACGTGTCGGCGGCGTACGGGAGATCTTCGTCTGCGACAGCGCCCCCGGCCACCGCTCGCTGATCGACATGCTCGCCTCCGCCGCGCCCGAACCGGCCGTCGGCATCGACCCGGTGACGGACCTCGCGGCCCTGCCGTACTCCTCCGGCACGACCGGCGTCCCCAAGGGCGTCATGCTCACCCACCGGTCCATCGCCACCAACCTCGCCCAGCTCGAACCGGTCATGCCGGCCGGCCCCGGCGACCGCATCCTCGCCGTTTTGCCGTTTTTTCACATCTATGGCCTCACCGCCCTGATGAACGCCCCGCTGCGGCTCGGCGCCACGGTCGTCGTCCTGCCCCGCTTCGACCTGGAGGGCTACCTCAAGGCGATCGCGGACCACCGCATCACCCACCTCTACGTGGCCCCGCCGATCGTCCTCGCCCTCGCCAAACACCCGGCCGCCGAGCGCTACGACCTCTCCACGGTCCGGCACATCCTCTCCGCCGCCGCACCCCTCGACGCCAAGCTCGCCGCAGCCTGCTCCGCCCGCCTCTCCCTGCCGCCCGTCGTCCAGGGCTACGGCATGACCGAACTCTCCCCCTGCTCCCACCTGGTCCCCCTCGTCCAGGCCGCCGTCGCGCCCCCCGGCACCGTCGGCAAACTCATCGCCGGCACCGAGATGCGGATCGTCTCCCTCGACGACCCCGGCAAGGAGGTCGGCGTCGGCGAACCCGGCGAGATCGTCATCCGGGGCCCGCAGGTCATGAAGGGCTACCTGGGCCGCCCCCAGGCCACCGCCGACATGATCGACTCCGACGGCTGGCTCGCCACCGGCGACATCGGCCATGTGGACGCCGACGGCTGGCTGTATGTCGTCGACCGGGTCAAGGAGCTGATCAAGTACAAGGGGTTCCAGGTCGCCCCCGCCGAACTCGAAGCCCTCCTCGTCACCCACCCCGGCATCGCCGACGCCGCCGTCATCGGCCACTACAACGACGACGGCAACGAGGTCCCGCACGCCTTCGTCGTCCGCCGGCCCACCGCGCGGGACCTCTCCGAGGGCGAGGTGATGATGTACGTCGCCGAACGCGTCGCCCCCTACAAACGCGTCCGCCACGTCACCTTCATCGCCGACGTGCCCCGCGCGGCCTCCGGGAAGATCCTGCGCCGCGAACTCAGGGACCGCCTGTGA
- a CDS encoding TetR/AcrR family transcriptional regulator, whose translation MGVVSMTETGPGVDRGPKQDRSRVTRQRLLEAAVSCLAEHGWAGSTVSVVAERAGVSRGAAQHHFRTREDLFTAAVEYVAEERSLALRALFPEGAADRRAVVAAVVDLFTGPLFRAALHLWVAASNEEQLRSRVTELEARVGRETHRIAVDLLRADETVPGVRETVQGLLDMARGLGLANLLTDDTGRRDKVVAQWAALLDEKLG comes from the coding sequence ATGGGTGTTGTGAGCATGACTGAAACAGGCCCTGGCGTGGATCGCGGCCCCAAGCAGGACCGCAGCCGCGTCACCCGTCAGCGCCTCCTGGAAGCCGCCGTCTCCTGCCTCGCCGAACACGGCTGGGCCGGCTCCACCGTCTCCGTCGTCGCCGAACGCGCGGGCGTCTCCCGGGGCGCCGCCCAACACCACTTCCGCACCCGCGAGGACCTGTTCACCGCCGCCGTGGAGTACGTCGCCGAAGAGCGCTCCCTCGCCCTGCGCGCCCTCTTCCCCGAAGGCGCCGCCGACCGCCGGGCCGTCGTCGCCGCCGTCGTCGACCTCTTCACCGGCCCCCTCTTCCGCGCCGCCCTCCACCTCTGGGTCGCCGCCTCCAACGAGGAACAGCTCCGCTCCCGCGTCACCGAACTCGAAGCCCGCGTCGGCCGCGAGACCCACCGCATCGCCGTCGACCTCCTGCGCGCCGACGAGACTGTCCCCGGCGTCCGCGAAACCGTCCAGGGCCTCCTCGACATGGCCCGCGGCCTCGGCCTCGCCAACCTGCTCACCGACGACACCGGCCGCCGCGACAAGGTGGTGGCCCAGTGGGCGGCCCTCCTCGACGAGAAACTCGGCTGA
- a CDS encoding acyclic terpene utilization AtuA family protein has translation MREMLTGGELDVLTGDYLAELTMLILGRDRLKDPTAGYARTFLRQLEECLGLAHERGVRIVANAGGLNPAGLADAVRELAGRLGIPVRVAHVEGDDLTTDHSGTLAAHAYLGGFGIAACLREGADVVVTGRVTDAALVTGPAAAHFGWGPGEYDRLAGAVVAGHILECGAQATGGNYAFFHESTPAALRHPGFPLAELHADGMAVITKHPGTGGLVDVGTVTAQLLYETGGARYAGPDVTARLDTITLTQDGPDRVRVHGVRGEAPPPTLKVGLNRLGGFRNEVTFVLTGLEIERKAALVRDQLETAIAAAKSRPAHVDWELSRTDRPDARTEETASALLRLVVRDPDQNTVGRALSGAAVELALASYPGFHVLAPPGKGAPYGVFEAAHVGQDTVEHLAVLHDGRRVPVPPAGDHLVLRPVDEPPLPEPLPQGLPTRRAPLGLVVGARSGDKGGNANIGLWARTDDAWRWLAHTLTTDRLRALLPETADLPVTRHTLPNLRALNFEIAGILGEGVASQARFDPQAKALGEWLRSRHLDIPEALL, from the coding sequence ATGCGCGAGATGCTCACCGGCGGCGAACTCGACGTCCTCACCGGCGACTACCTGGCCGAGCTGACCATGCTCATCCTCGGCCGTGACCGCCTGAAGGACCCCACGGCCGGGTACGCCCGCACATTCCTGCGCCAACTGGAGGAGTGCCTGGGGCTCGCGCACGAGCGCGGCGTGCGGATCGTCGCCAACGCCGGTGGCCTCAATCCCGCCGGACTCGCCGACGCCGTACGGGAGTTGGCGGGCCGGCTCGGCATCCCCGTCCGGGTCGCGCACGTCGAGGGCGACGATCTGACCACCGACCACTCCGGCACCCTCGCCGCCCACGCCTACCTCGGCGGCTTCGGCATCGCCGCCTGTCTGCGGGAGGGCGCCGACGTCGTGGTCACCGGCCGGGTCACGGACGCGGCCCTGGTGACCGGGCCCGCCGCCGCGCACTTCGGCTGGGGGCCGGGGGAGTACGACCGCCTCGCGGGCGCCGTCGTCGCCGGACACATCCTGGAGTGCGGGGCGCAGGCGACCGGCGGCAACTACGCGTTCTTCCACGAGTCCACCCCGGCCGCCCTTCGCCACCCCGGCTTCCCCCTCGCCGAACTCCACGCCGACGGCATGGCCGTGATCACCAAACACCCCGGCACCGGCGGTCTCGTCGACGTCGGCACGGTCACCGCGCAGCTCCTCTACGAGACGGGCGGTGCCCGGTACGCGGGCCCCGACGTCACCGCCCGCCTCGACACGATCACCCTCACCCAGGACGGCCCCGACCGGGTCCGTGTCCACGGCGTACGCGGCGAGGCCCCGCCCCCGACCCTCAAGGTCGGCCTCAACCGGCTCGGCGGCTTCCGCAACGAGGTCACCTTCGTCCTGACCGGCCTGGAGATCGAACGCAAGGCCGCCCTCGTCCGCGATCAGCTGGAGACCGCGATCGCCGCCGCCAAGTCCCGTCCCGCGCACGTGGACTGGGAGCTGTCCCGCACCGACCGGCCCGACGCCCGTACCGAGGAGACCGCCAGCGCCCTCCTCCGGCTCGTCGTCCGCGACCCCGACCAGAACACCGTCGGCCGGGCCCTCAGCGGGGCCGCCGTGGAGCTGGCCCTCGCGAGCTACCCCGGCTTCCACGTCCTGGCACCGCCCGGAAAGGGCGCACCCTACGGTGTGTTCGAGGCGGCTCACGTCGGCCAGGACACGGTCGAGCACCTCGCCGTCCTCCATGACGGCCGCCGGGTCCCCGTGCCCCCGGCCGGCGACCACCTCGTCCTGCGGCCCGTCGACGAGCCGCCGCTCCCGGAGCCGCTGCCGCAAGGGCTCCCCACCCGCCGCGCACCCCTCGGCCTCGTCGTCGGGGCCCGCAGCGGGGACAAGGGCGGCAACGCCAACATCGGCCTCTGGGCCCGCACGGACGACGCGTGGCGGTGGCTGGCCCACACCCTCACCACCGACCGGCTCCGCGCGCTCCTCCCGGAGACGGCCGACCTGCCGGTCACCAGGCACACGCTGCCGAACCTGCGCGCCCTCAACTTCGAGATCGCCGGCATCCTCGGCGAGGGCGTCGCCTCGCAGGCCCGCTTCGACCCCCAGGCCAAGGCCCTCGGCGAATGGCTCCGCTCCCGCCACCTGGACATCCCGGAGGCCCTGCTGTGA
- a CDS encoding biotin carboxylase N-terminal domain-containing protein, whose amino-acid sequence MTAPVIQTIDSVLVANRGEIACRIFRTCADLGIRTVAVHSDADAYALHTRTADTAVRLPGAASADTYLRGDLIVKAALAADAGAVHPGYGFLSENADFARAVLDAGLVWIGPPPEAIEAMASKTRAKELMGLAPLDAAEVTGDDLPVLVKAAAGGGGRGMRVVRHLTDLPAALESARAEAASAFGDGEVFVEPYLENGRHVEVQILADTHGTVWPLGTRDCSLQRRHQKVIEEAPAPALPDALTEELHTLAVRAARAVDYVGAGTVEFLVSAGRAHFLEMNTRLQVEHPVTEAVFGLDLVAEQIRVAEGHALPADPPPARGHAIEARLYAEDPARDWTPQTGTLHRLAVPGAVSYGIRLDTGYEDGDTIGVHYDPMLAKLIAHAPTRAEAIRRLAGALDRATIHGPTTNRALLVNSLRHEEFTSARMDTGFYDRHLDALTAKTPDPHAPLAAALADAAAGGDPRFGGWRNVPSQPQTKRYLMAGEEHEVHYRHTRTGPEADDVRVVHADPGRVVLEVDGVQRKFEVARYGDDIHVNATPLTALPRFPDPTTQQAPGSLLAPMPGTVVRVAETLKQGSTVEAGQPLLWLEAMKMEHKITAPATGTLTALHVAVGQQVEMGALLAVVEEQPT is encoded by the coding sequence GTGACCGCACCAGTGATCCAGACGATCGACTCCGTCCTCGTCGCCAACCGCGGCGAGATCGCCTGCCGTATCTTCCGCACCTGCGCCGACCTGGGCATCCGCACGGTCGCCGTGCACTCCGACGCCGACGCGTACGCCCTGCACACGCGCACGGCCGACACGGCCGTACGGCTGCCGGGCGCGGCCTCCGCCGACACCTATCTGCGCGGCGACCTGATCGTGAAGGCGGCCCTCGCCGCCGACGCCGGCGCCGTCCACCCCGGCTACGGCTTCCTCTCCGAGAACGCGGACTTCGCCCGTGCCGTCCTGGACGCGGGCCTCGTCTGGATCGGCCCGCCCCCCGAGGCGATCGAGGCGATGGCGTCCAAGACCCGCGCCAAGGAACTCATGGGCCTGGCGCCCCTGGACGCGGCCGAGGTCACCGGGGACGACCTGCCGGTCCTGGTGAAGGCGGCGGCGGGCGGCGGCGGACGCGGCATGCGCGTCGTACGCCACCTGACAGACCTGCCCGCCGCCCTGGAGAGCGCCCGCGCCGAGGCCGCGAGCGCCTTCGGCGACGGCGAGGTCTTCGTCGAGCCGTATCTGGAGAACGGCCGTCACGTCGAGGTCCAGATCCTCGCCGACACCCACGGCACCGTCTGGCCGCTGGGCACCCGCGACTGCTCCCTCCAACGCCGCCACCAGAAGGTGATCGAGGAGGCCCCGGCCCCCGCCCTGCCCGACGCGCTCACCGAGGAACTCCACACGCTGGCCGTACGCGCCGCGCGCGCCGTCGACTACGTCGGCGCGGGCACCGTCGAGTTCCTCGTCTCCGCCGGCCGGGCCCACTTCCTGGAGATGAACACCCGCCTCCAGGTCGAACACCCGGTGACCGAAGCCGTCTTCGGCCTCGACCTGGTCGCCGAACAGATCCGCGTCGCCGAGGGCCACGCCCTGCCCGCCGACCCCCCACCCGCACGCGGCCACGCCATCGAGGCCCGCCTCTACGCCGAGGACCCGGCCCGCGACTGGACCCCACAGACCGGCACCCTGCACCGACTGGCCGTCCCCGGGGCCGTCTCGTACGGCATCCGCCTGGACACCGGATACGAGGACGGCGACACGATCGGCGTCCACTACGACCCGATGCTCGCCAAGCTGATCGCCCACGCCCCCACCCGGGCGGAGGCGATCCGCAGGCTGGCTGGCGCCCTGGACCGGGCGACGATCCACGGCCCGACCACGAACCGGGCCCTGCTGGTGAACTCCCTGCGCCACGAGGAGTTCACGTCCGCCCGCATGGACACGGGCTTCTACGACCGCCACCTCGACGCCCTCACCGCCAAGACCCCCGACCCGCACGCCCCGCTGGCCGCCGCCCTCGCGGACGCCGCCGCCGGGGGCGACCCCCGCTTCGGCGGCTGGCGCAACGTGCCCTCCCAGCCCCAGACCAAGCGGTACCTGATGGCGGGGGAGGAGCACGAGGTCCACTACCGCCACACCAGGACCGGCCCGGAGGCGGACGACGTCCGAGTCGTCCACGCCGACCCCGGGCGCGTGGTCCTCGAAGTGGACGGCGTCCAACGAAAGTTCGAGGTGGCCCGCTACGGCGACGACATCCACGTCAACGCCACCCCCCTCACCGCCCTCCCCCGCTTCCCCGACCCCACCACCCAACAGGCCCCCGGCTCCCTCCTGGCCCCCATGCCGGGCACGGTCGTCCGCGTGGCGGAGACGCTGAAGCAGGGCTCGACCGTGGAGGCGGGCCAACCCCTGCTCTGGCTGGAGGCGATGAAGATGGAACACAAGATCACAGCCCCGGCGACGGGCACGCTGACGGCCCTGCACGTGGCTGTAGGACAGCAGGTCGAGATGGGCGCCCTCTTGGCCGTGGTCGAGGAGCAGCCCACCTAA
- a CDS encoding enoyl-CoA hydratase family protein, with translation MTDLIHRAHDRGITTLTLDSPANRNALSARLVGELSGALTRCGEDDGVRAVVLAHTGNTFCAGADLRDPPDPKAMVTLLRQILDLPGPVVARVTGHVRAGGLGLLGACDIAAAGPEATFALTEVRIGVAPAVISLTLRPRTDPRALARYYLTGERFGPAEAARIGLLTAAGDDVDDVLAPVLDGLRRASPTALAETKRLLTAKVLENFDLDAGELTSLSSRLFASADAREGMTAFLEGRDPEWVL, from the coding sequence GTGACCGACCTGATCCACCGTGCCCACGACCGGGGCATCACCACCCTCACCCTCGACTCCCCGGCCAACCGCAACGCCCTCTCGGCGAGGCTGGTCGGGGAGCTGTCGGGCGCGCTCACCCGGTGCGGCGAGGACGACGGCGTACGCGCCGTCGTCCTCGCCCACACCGGGAACACGTTCTGCGCGGGCGCCGACCTGCGGGACCCGCCCGACCCGAAAGCCATGGTCACGCTGCTCCGCCAGATCCTCGACCTGCCCGGACCCGTCGTCGCCCGCGTCACCGGCCACGTCCGCGCGGGCGGCCTCGGCCTGCTCGGCGCCTGCGACATCGCCGCCGCCGGACCCGAGGCCACCTTCGCCCTCACCGAGGTCCGGATCGGCGTCGCCCCCGCCGTCATCTCCCTCACCCTGCGCCCCCGCACCGACCCGCGCGCCCTCGCCCGCTACTACCTCACCGGCGAGCGGTTCGGCCCCGCCGAGGCCGCCCGTATCGGCCTGCTCACGGCCGCCGGGGACGATGTCGACGACGTCCTCGCCCCCGTCCTCGACGGACTGCGCCGGGCCTCCCCGACCGCCCTGGCGGAGACGAAACGCCTGCTCACGGCTAAGGTGCTGGAGAACTTCGACCTGGACGCGGGTGAACTGACCAGCCTGTCGTCCCGGCTGTTCGCCTCCGCCGACGCCCGCGAGGGCATGACGGCGTTCCTCGAAGGACGGGACCCGGAATGGGTGTTGTGA
- the pdxH gene encoding pyridoxamine 5'-phosphate oxidase produces MRKQYRADGLDESELAAGPMEQFGRWFLQAAQEGAVFEPNAMVVSTADAEGRPTSRTVLMKAYDARGFVFYTNYDSRKALDLAVNPYVSLLFPWHALARQVIVTGTAVRTGRDETAAYFRTRPHGSQLGAWASAQSSVISSRAELDATYEELLARYPEGEQVPVPPHWGGFRVVPQSVEFWQGRWNRLHDRLRYVAEPDGSWSVERLSP; encoded by the coding sequence ATGCGCAAGCAGTACCGTGCCGACGGGCTCGACGAGAGCGAGCTGGCCGCCGGTCCCATGGAGCAGTTCGGGCGGTGGTTCCTCCAGGCCGCACAGGAGGGGGCGGTGTTCGAGCCGAACGCCATGGTGGTGTCGACGGCCGACGCGGAGGGGCGCCCCACTTCTCGTACGGTGCTGATGAAGGCGTACGACGCGCGTGGCTTCGTCTTCTACACGAACTACGACTCGCGCAAGGCCCTTGACCTGGCGGTGAACCCGTACGTCTCGCTGCTCTTCCCCTGGCACGCGCTGGCCCGGCAGGTGATCGTGACGGGGACGGCGGTGCGGACCGGGCGGGACGAGACGGCGGCGTACTTCCGGACGCGGCCGCACGGGTCGCAGCTGGGGGCGTGGGCCAGCGCGCAGTCGTCGGTGATCTCCTCACGGGCCGAACTGGACGCCACGTACGAGGAGTTGCTCGCGCGCTATCCGGAGGGCGAGCAGGTGCCGGTGCCGCCGCACTGGGGTGGTTTCCGGGTGGTGCCGCAGAGTGTGGAGTTCTGGCAGGGGCGGTGGAACCGGCTGCACGACCGGCTGCGGTACGTGGCGGAGCCGGACGGGTCGTGGTCGGTGGAGCGGCTGAGTCCCTGA
- a CDS encoding acyl-CoA dehydrogenase family protein yields the protein MSTALESEEHKALRAAVSALGKRYGRDYMATINKEGRHPDELWSEAAELGYLGVNLPEAYGGGGGGITELSIVLEELGTAGCPLLMLIVSPAICGTVIARFGTEAQKQAWLPGLADGSRLMAFGITEPDAGSNSHRITTTARRDETGDWLLTGRKVFISGVDRADAVLIVGRTEDARTGTLKPCLFIVPTDTPGFEYRRIDMELRAAEKQFELTFDDIRLPADALVGDENAGLLQLFAGLNPERIMTAAFAIGMARYALAKAVEYARDRTVWRQPIGAHQAIAHPLAQSHIELELARLMTQKAAHLYDAGDDAAAGEAANMAKYAAGEACVKAVDQAVHTLGGNGLTAEFGLASLITAARVSRIAPVSREMILNYVSHQTLGLPKSY from the coding sequence ATGTCCACGGCCCTCGAATCCGAAGAACACAAAGCCCTACGAGCCGCAGTCTCCGCCCTCGGAAAACGCTACGGCCGCGACTACATGGCCACGATCAACAAAGAGGGCCGTCACCCCGACGAACTCTGGTCCGAGGCCGCCGAACTCGGCTACCTGGGCGTCAACCTCCCCGAGGCCTACGGAGGCGGAGGCGGCGGCATCACCGAACTCTCCATCGTCCTGGAGGAACTCGGCACCGCGGGCTGCCCCCTCCTCATGCTGATCGTCTCCCCGGCGATCTGCGGCACGGTGATCGCACGCTTCGGTACGGAGGCCCAGAAACAAGCCTGGCTCCCCGGCCTCGCCGACGGCTCGCGCCTCATGGCCTTCGGCATCACCGAACCCGACGCCGGCTCCAACAGCCACCGCATCACCACCACGGCCCGCCGCGACGAAACCGGAGACTGGCTACTCACAGGCCGCAAGGTCTTCATCTCCGGCGTCGACCGGGCGGACGCCGTCCTCATCGTCGGCCGCACCGAGGACGCCCGCACCGGCACCCTCAAGCCCTGCCTCTTCATCGTCCCCACGGACACCCCCGGCTTCGAGTACCGCCGGATCGACATGGAACTCCGCGCCGCCGAGAAGCAGTTCGAGCTGACCTTCGACGACATCCGGCTCCCCGCCGACGCCCTGGTCGGCGACGAGAACGCCGGCCTCCTCCAGCTCTTCGCCGGCCTCAACCCCGAGCGGATCATGACGGCCGCCTTCGCCATCGGCATGGCCAGGTACGCCCTCGCGAAAGCCGTCGAGTACGCCCGCGACCGCACGGTCTGGCGCCAGCCCATCGGCGCCCACCAGGCGATCGCCCACCCCCTCGCCCAGTCCCACATCGAACTCGAGCTGGCCCGTCTGATGACGCAGAAGGCGGCCCACCTCTACGACGCGGGCGACGACGCGGCGGCCGGCGAGGCCGCCAACATGGCCAAGTACGCGGCGGGCGAGGCCTGTGTGAAGGCCGTCGACCAGGCCGTGCACACCCTCGGCGGCAACGGCCTCACCGCCGAGTTCGGCCTCGCGTCGCTGATTACGGCCGCGCGCGTGTCTCGTATCGCGCCGGTGAGCCGGGAGATGATTCTCAACTACGTCTCCCACCAGACCCTGGGCCTGCCGAAGTCGTACTGA